AGCTAGAGCCTGAAGAGCATTGCACTTATGTTATCCTATCTAACATGTATGGACATCTTAAAAGATGGGATGAAAAGGCCTGCATGGCGAGGTTGATGAGGGAGAGGAAGGTGAAGAAGGTCCCTGGTTGGAGTTGGATAGAAGTTAAGAATGAGGTGCATGCTTTCATTGCAGATGACAGATGCCACTCCCATTTTGAAGAGATATATCAGATACTGGAACAATTGATGGAAGAAATCAAGTGGCTGGATTCTGTTGCTGGTTCAGATTCTTTGCTTGATGATGTTGACTACTCGTACACATACTTTAATTACAGTTTCTAACTGTTGGTACTAACTCTTTCAAATGATTCTGGAGAAACAATAGATGCATTGTCCTTCTGCAGAATTCAATCTATTAAACagaaagaaatagataatTGATTGCTCCTCTAGGACTTGCATGCAGCATAGATCAGTGAAATCGCTTTTGAGATTATCTGTTCAAGATATAATGTGCTTCTTCATTGATATAACATCTAACAAGTATCAtgaagtaaagaaaaaagatttttcaaaagttatttggaaaaaaattattcttttcattttaatcaataattgAAAAGGTATACGTTCTTATTTATTGCAAACATAAATACTTAATTAGAtgttaatttacttttaattcgTCACAAAAAGATTCAcaagaattaaaatgaaaaagcaCAAGAACAAAAAGTGctctttttttgcttttctctgattaattaaaagtcattctttttctttgcctATTTCAAGATGCAAAACAAACATCAATTCTATTAACTCATATTTGCAGGGTTTATGGTAGTTCTAAGTACACTACAGGAAGAAATGGTGCTGTTCATTTAGGCCCTACCAAAGGCAGTTCAGCGCACAATCTCTCCTGCTCTTTTCTCATCATTTCAGAATCCTCCGATCCTGCGTGTGACAACTGTACAGACCCAGGAGAATCCTCCTTCTTACTAACTTGGGTAGAGCCATTAGCAGCTTTTCTCAGAACCATCTTCTTTTTAACTTGCTTAGCCCAACCAACAAGACCAGTCTGAATGTGTTCATCAAATATTGCTTTCTTGAATGAACTTCCCATCTGcatcaaaacagaaaaaaagcTTCTTCTTTATTCTCATCCTCAATCAATTTTACAAGAATCATcagaaatatttttacaagCGATATATAGGGTAAGAGAGAGCAAAGTTACCTGTGTGACAATTGCATAGAGGGGCAAAGTACTATAGCTGCAGACGAACTGAATGAACACCCTAAATATGGTAGCAGCATCCACACAGAAGGTATAAGATTATGTGCATTGATATGATATTGCTGTAGGAAATTAAAACAGTTACTGAGTAAATTGATTTTACCCTATAATGAGTCTTGGGATAAGGTAACCGACTTCTTCCATTATGCAGGAGTCAAAACCATATTGCACCTGCAACAGATTTTCAAGCATTTTGCATTTAGCCTTAGAAAATATATTGTGTGATAATATGAAGCAAAATGGACTGATCCATTACCCATATCCAGAAGAAAAATGCCAgttcaaaagaattttggaagaGGATGATATGGATCAGAATGAGAACAATCCGAGGACGGTGAAACCAGAAGTGATCATCAGAAGGTTGAACAACCAAGTCACCCTCAACTGCTATGTGCTTTTCAGCAACCTCGTGGGCTAACTGGGTGATTACATGCTCCAACTTAGCACCCACAGCTACAAGAAGCTGAAACAACAAGGAAATTCACCATTGCCCATTTAAAAGTAAGTAACATACAATCCTTACTGCGGACTTTGTTCTTTCATGTAAGTGTATAATATGTGATTGGTTAACTTACAACGAAGGGAATGAATGCGATCCAGAAATATGCATGCCAACCTGCATAGCACATAGTACGAGCACCCTTATTTACTAATTGTATTCTTACAGCAGAATTGAAAAATGAAACAACAGAATCAGACATGAACTCGGTACATTTCTGATAAGTTCAGGATTCAAAAGACAGGACATTCTTGGAAACGCAAAAATGTAAAGTTCAACAGAGAGAATTTTAGGGTAGCTTACCTGCAACATTCAGCAGCAAGAAAATGACCACAAATAACCAAAGATACCAACtgcaataaaaaaagaagaaggtcAGAGCTTAGTTTCTTCCATTTACAAAGAAGATATGATATATCACATTAGAAATTTATCATAaactttctaatatataaaatgataatatctTCATTATTAGAAATGTAAACGTATCAAAGTGTTAGTTCGAACCTTATTCCAACAACTTTCTTAAAGTCAGCTTCAAGGGCACGCATCATGTACTTGTGAAAGTTGAATTTTGGGTTTCCTCTGCAATGAGTCTATGGAAGAAATTGTTTAAAGTaaagtgaaagaaagaaaaaagaaaacttctGATATTCCAAAAGAGAAAGTATTCAGTTCTGATATTTTAAGAGTATGATAGGTTACATTACCATGATGAATCCGAGTCGCAATGTGATATAATCAGATTTGGTGACAGACCCGTAAAACTGCTTGAAAAATGAATGCTgacaaacaaaaaatatagtGATTTGCAGTTCTAACAGGAGATTTTGAGAAATTGTAAGCTCGTTAtcaatatactaattttttctGTTGCAAGTGCTTGTTGTTTCTGCTTTTAGTTTCAGTATGCAGCTTATCCTTGATTGCTAAGAAGGTACAAGGGAAAATCATGACTTACCACCCAACCTAGCAAGTAAGAGTTCTTGCCAATACCCTTAAAGCGTTTCTTGATGAAATCATGATCTTGGACATGTGTGAGCCTTGCTGCATGCATAAGATATTTGACATGGAAAAGAATCTGAATATCTATGCAAGTAATTGCTTCAAGTTTGGTCTGTTAAAGCAGGAAAATAACAGGAACTACCTTCTTCCTGATCATATTCTCCCTTTGTGACAGAATCCTCCCAATGCTTCCATTGTCTTATCTACATCATAAAGAGCATCCATTGAGTTGTCAATATTAAGCATCAGAAGCTCTAAACGGTTATGGAAATTAAACAAGAAAAGGCAGCAAATATGTACAGGAATTTACCTTTGCACTTCCGAAAAGAATGGTTAGAGCGCAGAAGGCAACGTGCACGCAAGCTAgcacaaatataaatatatgaagatGATGTAATGCGGTTGTAGATAAAATTGGAACCTTTCCCTGGAAAATAACAACAAAGGATTAATGCTTCTGAATCTCGAATTATCAAAGAGGCACGTCTTACTCATAATTgcacataaataaataaatcctGCAGAAGAAGCATGAGCTATACCAGGGATGATACTGTAAGATGTAACAGAAATAAGTGCAGAAGTCTCAGTATCCTATTCTAGTAAGCACAGAGGTCAAGTTACAGTACTCAAGTTTACACTCTAGAAATTGATGTCTAAGAAGGTTTCATCTTCTGTACACAagcttaattataattatctaaCAGTTTCCCTTACTACTGTTAGAACATTGGAATTTACTGTATTAACTTAGATGAGGCATATAACGATAGATGGTAAAAGAATGTCAGTCTAGCTGAGATGTTCGGATGCAAAAGAAGGGCCCAACTGGCCATACATGATATATAATTGCATTGATTAGagatttctattttattttgttttatatatagagTTAGAAGTCCAGATAGGCATCCCAGCTGCCTGGCACCCTTTTAGCATGAACATCATATGCCTATCCAACATATGCATGGGATCAGATTAGCTTTTCAAGAACATACATTATTTGGTTATATATGAATGTTCACAATGTTCTCAACAGGGGATTACAGGCAGTAACCATCATTTTAAATGGAAAATTCTTATCTATATGTTGTGTGTATACTATAATTAACAAAAGAGTTACacatatatatgatatttgatgattgatatataatctaataaatatgtgtcaaACATTTATTGGTTTGATGCATTGATGGAGACATACACt
The Ricinus communis isolate WT05 ecotype wild-type chromosome 1, ASM1957865v1, whole genome shotgun sequence DNA segment above includes these coding regions:
- the LOC8261687 gene encoding LOW QUALITY PROTEIN: MLO-like protein 1 (The sequence of the model RefSeq protein was modified relative to this genomic sequence to represent the inferred CDS: inserted 1 base in 1 codon), whose translation is MAEGGTTLEYTPTWVVALVCSVIVVISLAVERLLHYLGKLLKRKQQKPLFEALQKIKEELMLLGFISLLLTVFQGRINSICIPEEMSKKWLPCKEESETATTTTAHFQTFFSFISGGAPQRHLLAESSDSSSSCPEGKVPILSTTALHHLHIFIFVLACVHVAFCALTILFGSAKIRQWKHWEDSVTKGEYDQEEARLTHVQDHDFIKKRFKGIGKNSYLLGWVHSFFKQFYGSVTKSDYITLRLGFIMTHCRGNPKFNFHKYMMRALEADFKKVVGISWYLWLFVVIFLLLNVAGWHAYFWIAFIPFVLLVAVGAKLEHVITQLAHEVAEKHIAVEGDLVVQPSDDHFWFHRPRIVLILIHIILFQNSFELAFFFWIWVQYGFDSCIMEEVGYLIPRLIIGVFIQFVCSYSTLPLYAIVTQMGSSFKKAIFDEHIQTGLVGWAKQVKKKMVLRKAANGSTQVSKKEDSPGSVQLSHAGSEDSEXDEKRAGEIVR